In bacterium, the DNA window GATAACCGATAACTTTCTAAACATAGCAAAGCAAACTTAACAAAGCAATAGGTTGTTCACCACCTTATTTTCCTTCCTTTGCGTCCTTTGCGAAATCTTCCTTTGCGCTCTTTGCGGTTAAATCTTTGTAACCGTTCACCGCACAGACACAGAGACGCAGAGAAGAAAATTAAAATCTATGGACGATACGCTTAATCCCATCCTTGAGGATATATATTTCGTAACATTTTAGCCATCTGAAGTGAAATTCAGGTAATCAGTTATCGGTGATCAGGTTATCGGTAAAGGGAAAAGATCAATTGGTTGTTACCGATTACCTGATTACCGATTACCTTGCACTTCATTTGGGTAAATAGTTACTATATTTCAATGGCTGCACCAATAATCTTTTCTGTTATCTGATTTATTTCCATATCTTCTCTGTAAACTCTTGCGTCTCTGCGGTAAATTACCACCTGAACGGTTACGAAAATCCGAAATCGAAAGTCTAAAATGATGATGGAAAAACATATTTTATCTATTAGCGAATTGACTAAAAACATAAAAAGTATCCTTGAAGGTAATTTCCCGAATGTCTGGGTAGAGGGTGAGGTCTCAAATTTAACAATTCCTACTTCAGGTCATATGTATTTTACCTTAAAAGATGCAAATTCCCAGATAAAAGCTGTGATGTTTCGTAGTCGGCTTGCTTTTTTACAACATAGAGTAGAAGATGGGATGAAAGTGATTGTGCGAGGAATGATTAGTGTCTATGAAAAAAGGGGTGAATACCAGATATTGGTTGATGAACTCCAGCCTGCGGGCATAGGTTCCCTTTATGTCGCATTAGAAGAATTAAAACAACGATTAAAAAAGGAAGGATTATTTGACCCAGCACATAAAAAAAACATACCACTTATTCCTCAACAAGTTGGCATCGTCACTTCTCTTACCGGTGCGGCAATTAGAGATATTTTAAATATAATCGGTCGACGATTTTATAATATTGAATTACTCATATTTCCAGTCAGGGTTCAGGGTAAAGAGGCACCAGAGGAAATTTGTCAGGCGATTAAAGAATTTAATAAAATGGCAAAAAAGCCTGATGTTCTTATTATTGGTCGTGGTGGCGGCTCGATTGAAGATTTGTGGGCATTTAATGATGAAAACCTTGCCAGAACTATCTTTAATTCGCAAATCCCAATTATCTCTGCGGTTGGTCATGAAACAGATTTTACCATTGCCGATTTTGTTGCAGATTTACGTGCCCCTACGCCTTCTGCG includes these proteins:
- the xseA gene encoding exodeoxyribonuclease VII large subunit; translation: MMMEKHILSISELTKNIKSILEGNFPNVWVEGEVSNLTIPTSGHMYFTLKDANSQIKAVMFRSRLAFLQHRVEDGMKVIVRGMISVYEKRGEYQILVDELQPAGIGSLYVALEELKQRLKKEGLFDPAHKKNIPLIPQQVGIVTSLTGAAIRDILNIIGRRFYNIELLIFPVRVQGKEAPEEICQAIKEFNKMAKKPDVLIIGRGGGSIEDLWAFNDENLARTIFNSQIPIISAVGHETDFTIADFVADLRAPTPSAAAELVVKNKEELIQTLNSLLIRLKNTVKSQLSQFLIRLQRCQHSPVFKHPYQTILQFQQRVDDATNTLLLLTSHLLEQKQAKLQNFTDRLTILSPFAILSLGYSITSNLLTGEVIKDVCQVNVDDDLKIRVHQGEMIAKVTKKSRE